The Pseudomonas sp. IB20 region CCGAAATGGCCGGCAGACACGTAGTCCACCAATACACCGCAAAAGTCTTGCAGCGGTTCGCGATTCTCAGCCAGTGCCTCGGGCTTGGCGCCGAGAGCATCAAAGGCTCGAACCAGTTCGTGACGTGCCTTCAACCAGCTGTCGATCAGCTTGTGCACCCCACCCCAGCGTTCCTGAGCATTCTGACAACTTTCCAGCATGATGATCTCTCTTCCCTATAGGGGGCGCTGCCGCTCTGTGCCCGCGCAACTCAAGGATAAAGCGGCAGCCGGACAAAGCCGCATCTGACAAACGGTTTCGATAATGCGTGCGGGCCAGATTATGCCCGCATGACTATCGCTTCAAGGTACGCAGGAGAGAAAGTTCATACAAGTGTTTAATCCCTTCCTACCCACTGCGACTTACTTTTACTGCGTCGCAAGGCCCAAGCGGCGGCCGAATAACAGCGGTGAAAACTGCATGATGCCCAGGATCAGCATCGCCACGAAGAACAACAGGCTCCACTCGGGAAGGCTCAAGTCAAACAGTGTCCAGTTGATCTCCACGCAATCAACGGTGCCTTTGACCGTCAATTGCAGGGCCTGCCATAACGACAGGTTTTCGATCATGTACTGCAAGCTCGGCCAGCAATCGGTGGCCTGCTCCGGCGCGGCATTTTGTAGCAGCACTTGCCGTACGGCAGTGATGGCGCCGAGCAATGCACACCCCATGCTGCCCATCGCATAAAAGTAGGCCGCAGAGCGCCGTGGGCTATGGAACGCAGCCATCAAATTGATCAGCGTGAAGGTTGCCAGAAAGATGCGTTGCATCTGGCACAGGAAACACGGACGGAGCAGCGCGCCATACTCAAGATAAAAAGACGCACCCAACGTCAGCGCACCAGCCATGAACGCCAGGAAAAACAAGGAGCGTGAAGGGGCCAAAGACATTGTTATCCGTACCGCAAGAGATAGGTCGTTACGGTAGAGGAAAGGCCCGACCCCTTTCAATACGCGCTAGAGCAGACAATTCCGCAAGAGCATGGGGATATGCCGTCAGAACATGGATGACTTCAAGCCGCCAGCAGTAGGAATTTACTACGCAGGGCTTTAGACCCAGCATTTGCACAGTGATGGAGGGCTGGCCCTCAGACGCTTCTGAGCCAACCTCCACCCTCTTTCCTACTTCAAACCCGTGCAGGAACGGGTAATGGTGCGGCCAACAGACGGCTGTCCAACAGGCCAAGCCCTTCTTGGAACAATTGGTTGCTACGCTCCGTGTCACCTAATTGGGCAAGCAGACGCGCCAGCTCAGCGCATGCCTCAGGATTGCGCTGCACCTGCAGGCTGTTTTCCAAGTAGTCCCGCGCCTTGCCCCACAAACTGGTTT contains the following coding sequences:
- a CDS encoding disulfide bond formation protein B, which encodes MSLAPSRSLFFLAFMAGALTLGASFYLEYGALLRPCFLCQMQRIFLATFTLINLMAAFHSPRRSAAYFYAMGSMGCALLGAITAVRQVLLQNAAPEQATDCWPSLQYMIENLSLWQALQLTVKGTVDCVEINWTLFDLSLPEWSLLFFVAMLILGIMQFSPLLFGRRLGLATQ